One segment of Pempheris klunzingeri isolate RE-2024b chromosome 20, fPemKlu1.hap1, whole genome shotgun sequence DNA contains the following:
- the tnrc6ba gene encoding trinucleotide repeat-containing gene 6B protein isoform X3 yields MEDKKRKKDDKRKRDASQKVTEQKNKVPDLTKPASAQSPATQSSSASPSPGPTPSASPSPATLGPGSAATPSQGGNNAKRLAVANGHPTSTTISSSTTGGPSAAGNGSTSSGGGGAQAPQQQPRYMPREVPPRFRCQQDHKVLLKRGQPPLSSMLLGGGGGGGGGDGPNANMAAVSDSGAAASSLALTSSSVAASTTTSNYANSMWGTSSGSQASSQGRERVIVDGNDLEEWPSIAGSDGGGASFTGAGGGSSNNGMPVNSISASGNQSSPTSSFSLPNECMQSSNGVAWGMAASQGHLGGGNAVVAAGPLLQQPSSLSKASTVPGSHDASGPVDGSSGIPGANFNPNANPSAWPALVQQDGPAAAGEGGPSSFHHQGPGGSLAANNSASLGLGGGGVGVLGGHPPLSVNQSSTHQRQLHQMQSRDREMGGGKWDSETAGPKIAGGEGIGGGMDRGVGGGEMSVGDHNLASSWRGQPSYPAANSKTGASRTDGWEGGGGGTGGFGAAEADNGTSSWGYQSSTSGVNAWGSSGTGGNGSQTSGVSQGGWGSSGVGGERGVSGGDWGGSSTGIGGANPGSERVGGTCSSNSSSSGGSTAGNPPATSSSSSTATTMTRAWDNQKGESETGEWGGGVEGKGAQEGSSSSGGNSRSGSGPNSSNGRTRHLAPNAEDALKNLLSRSDLDPRVLSNTGWGQTQIRQNTSWDLEERGGQSKGGSSSASSKHPSSLGGSSQYSGGPRTQITDSMGPGVSPTLVPSVGSSGEGWESSSNSSSSGASLSGRAPPPSGPNMRSHGVSQSGPVTPTGPGMGSGVRPGHSQQGNATGWGGARVGAGDGHEATGWGNEEWRDGSRGGSGGGWGDRGQQDDPVSGGWGGSQEEKGKGGWKEMGGNGGGSGWTGQKVGIGRDWGEQSKSNSGGGGWEDDRKNGGNSGGDSGVGGWGSWDDGAPRRTWGAGGTGGGGSGGGGVGVVGSMGSKTHQSWSGGNKMHQMPNSQAGSITGPQAQLQQQQSQPRNQHPQRQQALDQGAMQGGGPRKPISQAQNQNQSSGWTSGPIPGGCGGGGSGSEPSGWEEPSPQSISRKNEIDDGTSAWGDPTHYNYKPVNLWDKNSAPVGQQSHGQGQGQAQQPQPQQQQQQQQQQQQQQQLLQQQQQLQQQQQQQQQQQQQQQQGPPIQQQPSRQAAGLGGNRDFNTGHGPGKTSAMGPSGWGGASPTSPTVDNGTAAWGKPTDTPTGWGDPDDAGGKTTGWGNPSPNPIKSGSKSMQDGWGDKEGSVTATRHSSWEDEEEGGGMWNSTSSQGSGSSWGQGSNGGWGQSHAGKKPSNKGPLKAGGGDSWMSPINRQFSNMGLLNDDPSGPSIDLAPGSHQEKKIDVEKRGMGMNDYNGDMRKGGRGGGGMAYRPPGSKEAAPGDAGSYYDKGGHNIFGSSGGMAQSRHQPNVPPINQSPGIRAQVPHQFLSPQVPGSVLKQMPPPSGSVGGVGGVGGVAGLGGGVFPPQLSPQHIAMLSSIYPPHIQFQLACQLLLQQQQPQQQQQQLLQNQRKFTPNMRQQADPQQLARIMAVLQQQRQQQQVGGLGGSSKLSPSHHGGGGGGGPKLPGADPLSHPGLAGSVADLHQKTLGPYSAGFGSGVNLPGLDLGGSVVGGPGGMKDLGGQQSRFKWMMEGHSSPDNSSPDNAFHKNGPVTPMKMPGGSPYCQYDMMAGDGLSDSWHRTPGNKMVAKPTTTPSWPPEFQPGVPWKGIDRVDPESDPYMTPGSMMGNAVSPSLNDTEHQLLQDNTDSTPPLNTLLPSPGAWPYSASDSPLNNAHNSAKYTDYKTSWPPEPIGHKSWKASRGNSQSQLSRPPPGLASQKQPSPSPWSGGAPRLPGRGWGGGTSTTGSTWSDGSSRESCWLVLSNLTPQIDGSTLRTICMQHGPLLTFHLGLTQGTALIRYGSKQEAAKAQSALHMCVLGNTTILAEFVSEEDVARYIAHSQAGGAGSGGTTASSAGSGPTTASAVGANSNGGSCERGGAGGSSGGVVEGGSTAGGAGNGGHSSSGWQSLDSTGSSSDQSAAQGPGLGIFAQWSSNGTGVGGAGGVEAGRQGLWGGMGGMSGAGYPSSSLWSSPALDDRHQMGSPASLLPGDLLGGGTDSI; encoded by the exons ATGGAAgacaagaaaaggaaaaaagacgaCAAAAGGAAAAGGGACGCCTCTCAGAAG gttacagaacaaaaaaacaaag tgccagactTGACCAAGCCGGCATCTGCCCAGTCTCCTGCCACtcagagcagctctgcctccccCAGCCCTGGACCCACCCCCTCTGCCTCCCCATCCCCAGCCACCTTGGGCCCTGGCAGTGCTGCCACCCCGTCACAGGGCGGCAACAATGCCAAGCGCCTTGCGGTGGCCAACGGACatcccacctccaccaccatttcttcctccaccactggcgGCCCCAGTGCTGCTGGAAACGGCAGTACAAGTAGCGGCGGAGGCGGAGCCCAGGCGCCTCAGCAGCAACCACGCTACATGCCGAGAGAAGTGCCGCCGCGATTCCGCTGCCAGCAGGACCATAAAGTGCTACTGAAGAGGGGTCAGCCGCCACTGTCCTCCATGCTgctcggaggaggaggaggaggaggaggaggggatggcCCCAATGCAAACATGGCTGCTGTCTCAG attCTGGTGCAGCTGCCTCTTCTTTGGCCCTCACCTCATCATCAGTTGCTGcttctactactacttctaATTATGCAAATTCCATGTGGGGGACAAGCTCAGGCAGCCAGGCCTCCTCTCAGGGCAGGGAGAGGGTGATTGTCGATGGCAACGACCTGGAGGAGTGGCCTAGCATCGCTGGCAGTGATGGGGGAGGAGCTTCTTTCACCGGGGCTGGAGGGGGCAGCAGCAACAACGGAATGCCTGTGAACAGCATCAGTGCCTCTGGCAACCAATCCTCACCCACTTCCTCGTTCTCTTTGCCCAATGAATGTATGCAGTCGTCCAACGGTGTGGCGTGGGGGATGGCTGCCTCCCAGGGTCATCTTGGAGGAGGGAATGCAGTAGTTGCAGCTGGGCCTCTGCTACAACAACCCTCCTCACTTTCCAAAGCCTCCACTGTGCCAGGGAGCCATGATGCCAGTGGCCCCGTTGACGGCAGCAGTGGGATTCCAGGTGCCAACTTCAATCCAAATGCCAACCCTTCGGCCTGGCCTGCCCTGGTGCAGCAGGATgggcctgctgctgcaggggaAGGAGGTCCGTCTTCCTTCCATCACCAGGGCCCTGGAGGGTCTTTGGCTGCCAACAACTCTGCTTCCCTGGGGCTGGGAGGCGGAGGAGTCGGGGTGCTGGGGGGTCACCCACCTTTATCTGTGAATCAATCAAGCACCCATCAGCGCCAACTTCACCAAATGCaatccagagacagagagatgggaggagggaaGTGGGACAGCGAAACAGCGGGACCAAAAATCGCAGGGGGGGAAGGGATTGGGGGAGGAATGGACCGTGGTGTGGGAGGGGGCGAGATGAGTGTGGGAGACCACAACCTTGCCTCCTCGTGGAGAGGCCAGCCTTCTTACCCTGCAGCTAACTCCAAAACGGGTGCCTCAAGGACTGATGGAtgggagggtggaggaggtggcaCAGGGGGATTCGGAGCTGCTGAAGCGGATAATGGGACTTCCAGTTGGGGGTATCAAAGTTCCACTAGTGGAGTTAATGCTTGGGGCAGTTCTGGAACTGGGGGAAATGGTAGTCAAACCTCCGGGGTATCTCAGGGAGGGTGGGGATCATCAGGAgttggaggggagagaggggttTCTGGTGGTGATTGGGGTGGTAGCTCCACTGGTATTGGTGGAGCTAATCCAGGAAGTGAGAGAGTGGGTGGAACCTgcagcagtaacagcagcagtagtggGGGCAGCACAGCTGGCAATCCCCCggccacctcttcctcttcttcaacAGCCACCACTATGACCAGAGCTTGGGACAATCAGAAGGGAGAGAGTGAAACAGGGGAATGGGGTGGGGGAGTAGAAGGAAAGGGAGCACAGGAAGGATCTTCATCCAGTGGTGGAAATTCCAGAAGTGGGAGTGGGCCTAACAGCAGTAACGGTCGTACTCGCCACTTGGCACCTAATGCTGAAGATGCCTTAAAGAACCTGCTCAGCCGGTCTGATCTGGACCCTCGTGTCCTGTCCAACACAGGCTGGGGCCAAACACAGATCCGACAAAACACGTCCTGGGACTTGGAAGAACGTGGAGGACAGAGTAAAGGTGGATCATCATCAGCCTCATCAAAACACCCATCTTCTCTTGGTGGCTCCTCTCAGTATTCTGGTGGACCCAGAACCCAAATCACTGATTCTATGGGTCCAGGGGTCAGTCCTACCCTGGTTCCATCTGTTGGGTCTTCGGGAGAGGGCTGGGagagcagcagtaacagtagcagtagtgggGCCTCTCTGTCTGGGAGAGCCCCACCACCTTCAGGCCCCAACATGAGGAGTCATGGCGTCTCACAATCTGGGCCAGTGACCCCAACAGGACCTGGTATGGGGTCAGGGGTAAGACCAGGACATAGCCAGCAGGGGAATGCTACAGGCTGGGGTGGAGCCAGGGTGGGGGCTGGGGATGGCCATGAGGCCACGGGTTGGGGGAATGAGGAATGGAGAGATGGTAGTAGAGGAGGAAGTGGTGGAGGATGGGGTGATCGTGGACAGCAGGATGATCCAGTGAGTGGAGGCTGGGGAGGAAGCCAGGAGGAGAAAGGGAAAGGGGGGTGGAAAGAAATGGGAGGGAATGGAGGAGGGAGTGGGTGGACAGGACAGAAGGTTGGGATAGGTAGGGACTGGGGTGAACAGTCCAAATCAAATAGCGGAGGAGGGGGATGGGAGGATGACAGGAAGAATGGAGGAAACTCAGGTGGGGATTCAGGTGTGGGAGGTTGGGGGAGCTGGGATGATGGTGCTCCCCGGAGGACCTGGGGAGCAGGTGGcacagggggaggagggagtggaggagggggggtgggggttgtggGGAGCATGGGGTCCAAAACCCATCAAAGTTGGAGCGGAGGAAACAAAATGCACCAGATGCCAAACAGCCAGGCGGGCTCGATCACAGGCCCGCAGGCACAACTGCAACAGCAACAATCACAGCCCCGCAATCAGCATCCACAGCGACAGCAAGCATTGGACCAAGGGGCTATGCAAGGAGGTGGGCCGAGGAAACCCATCTCTCAAGCCCAGAATCAGAACCAAAGCTCAGGCTGGACCTCGGGCCCCATCCCTGGTGGCTGCGGAGGAGGTGGAAGTGGATCTGAACCAAGCGGCTGGGAGGAACCCTCACCGCAATCTATAAGCAGGAAGAACGAGATAGACGATGGAACATCAGCATGGGGAGACCCAACCCATTATAACTACAAGCCGGTCAACCTGTGGGATAAGAACAGTGCCCCTGTTGGCCAGCAGTCACATGgccagggtcagggtcaggctCAGCAGCCGCAGccgcagcagcaacagcagcagcagcagcagcagcagcagcaacagcagctgctgcagcagcaacagcagctgcagcagcagcagcagcagcagcagcagcagcagcagcagcagcagcagggaccTCCAATACAGCAACAGCCGAGCAGACAGGCTGCAGGGCTTGGAGGTAACAGAGACTTCAACACGGGCCATGGACCTGGAAAAACTTCAGCTATGG gtcCTTCTGGTTGGGGTGGTGCTTCTCCCACTAGTCCTACAGTAGACAATGGCACAGCGGCGTGGGGAAAGCCTACTGACACCCCTACTGGCTGGGGAGACCCTGACGATGCTGGAGGGAAGACAACGGGCTGGGGAAACCCCTCTCCCAACCCCATTAAATCTG GTTCAAAGTCTATGCAAGATGGCTGGGGAGACAAAGAGGGCTCTGTCACAGCCACGCGTCACTCAAGctgggaggatgaggaggagggaggcggcATGTGGAACAGCACCAGCTCCCAGGGAAGCGGCTCATCTTGGGGACAAGGAAGCAATGGGGGCTGGGGACAGAGCCACGCTGGGAAGAAGCCCAGCAACAAG GGTCCACTGAAGGCTGGTGGAGGAGATTCATGGATGAGCCCCATCAACAGACAGTTCTCTAACATGGGGCTGCTG AACGATGATCCCAGTGGCCCAAGCATCGACCTGGCTCCAGGTTCTCACCAGGAGAAGAAGATTGATGTAGAGAAAAGAGGCATGGGGATGAACGACTACAATGGAGACatgaggaagggaggaagaggaggaggggggatggcTTATCGTCCACCTGGTTCCAAAGAGGCAGCACCTGGGGATGCTGGTTCCTACTATGACAAG GGCGGTCACAATATCTTTGGCAGTAGTGGGGGGATGGCTCAGTCAAGACACCAGCCAAATGTCCCACCCATAAACCAGTCCCCAGGGATACGAGCGCAAGTGCCTCATCAGTTCCTGTCACCTCAG GTGCCAGGCTCTGTGCTGAAGCAGATGCCCCCTCCCAGCGGGAGTGTGGGGGGTGTTGGCGGTGTGGGAGGAGTGGCAGGATTGGGGGGAGGTGTGTTCCCTCCACAGCTGTCCCCCCAGCATATTGCCATGCTCAGCAGCATCTACCCACCTCACATACAGTTTCAGCTG GCTtgtcagctcctcctccagcagcagcagccgcaacagcagcaacagcagctacTGCAAAACCAGAGGAAGTTCACACCGAACATGCGGCAGCAGGCTGACCCTCAAcag CTGGCCAGGATCATGGCAGTGCTCcagcaacagaggcagcagcagcaggtcggGGGTTTAGGCGGCAGCTCCAAACTCTCCCCTTCCCACcatggtggaggtggtggagggggtCCCAAACTGCCTGGGGCTGATCCCCTGTCCCATCCAGGCCTGGCGGGATCGGTGGCTGACCTGCACCAGAAAACACTCGGACCATACTCTG CAGGGTTTGGTTCTGGGGTGAACCTACCTGGTCTGGACCTGGGTGGCTCTGTGGTAGGGGGGCCTGGGGGCATGAAGGACCTGGGGGGTCAGCAGTCCCGCTTCAAATGGATGATGGAGGGGCACTCTTCTCCAGACAACTCCTCACCTGATAATGCTTTCCACAAAAATG GTCCTGTCACCCCCATGAAGATGCCGGGGGGCTCGCCCTACTGTCAGTACGACATGATGGCTGGAGACGGGCTGAGTGACAGCTGGCATCGCACCCCTGGCAACAAGATGGTTGCCAAGCCTACCACCACACCTAGCTGGCCTCCTG AGTTCCAGCCTGGTGTGCCCTGGAAGGGAATCGACCGTGTAGACCCTGAATCTGACCCCTACATGACCCCAGGGAGCATGATGGGAAACGCGGTGTCCCCCAGCCTCAATGATACTGAGCACCAGTTGTTACAAGATAATACTG ATTCCACCCCTCCCCTCAACACCTTGCTGCCTTCACCTGGTGCCTGGCCCTACAGTGCCTCAGACAGTCCCCTCAACAACGCACACAACTCAG CAAAGTACACAGACTACAAGACCAGCTGGCCCCCAGAGCCAATTGGACACAAGTCCTGGAAAGCCAGCCGCGGCAACAGCCAGAGCCAGCTGTCCCGTCCACCTCCGGGACTAGCTAGTCAGAAGCAGCCATCGCCTTCCCCTTGGTCTGGAGGAGCCCCCAGACTGCCTGGTAGGGGCTGGGGCGGTGGCACAAGCACCACTG GCTCGACCTGGAGTGACGGCAGTTCTCGGGAAAGCTGCTGGTTGGTGCTCAGCAACCTCACaccacag ATTGATGGCTCCACCCTGAGGACCATCTGCATGCAGCATGGCCCTCTGTTGACCTTTCACCTGGGCCTGACCCAGGGCACTGCTCTGATTCGCTACGGCTCCAAACAGGAAGCAGCCAAGGCCCAGAGTGCTCTCCATAT GTGTGTTCTGGGTAACACCACCATTTTGGCGGAGTTTGTGAGCGAGGAGGATGTGGCTCGCTACATTGCACATTCCCaggcaggaggagcagggagcGGAGGAACCACAGCTAGCTCTGCAGGCTCCGGGCCTACGACAGCCTCCGCGGTGGGCGCTAACAGTAATGGAGGTAGCTGTGAGAGAGGTGGAGCAGGCGGCAGCAGCGGAGGAGTAGtagaaggaggttccacagcCGGAGGAGCAGGAAATGGAGGACATTCCAGCTCAGGGTGGCAGAGTCTTGACAGCACAGGCAGCTCATCGGACCAGTCTGCCGCCCAGGGTCCCGGGCTGGGCATCTTCGCCCAGTGGAGCAGCAATGGGACCGGGGTGGGCGGGGCCGGAGGTGTGGAGGCTGGAAGGCAGGGTCTGTGGGGAGGGATGGGTGGAATGAGCGGGGCGGGGTACCCCAGCAGTAGCCTCTGGAGTTCTCCAGCACTTGATGATCGTCACCAGATGGGAAGCCCCGCCTCACTGCTGCCAGGGGACCTGCTGGGCGGGGGGACCGACTCCATCTGA